A window from Gottschalkiaceae bacterium SANA encodes these proteins:
- a CDS encoding RidA family protein, with the protein MINRYPTHCGDDTCASCVEAGGFIYLAHHAGGYAEQNVAYQMRKTFESMQETLEQAGASLQEIIQINLYLRNIKDLREACDVFTEVFGEHPPARMTLTTDFFDERCLCMMDGVAYKEDKK; encoded by the coding sequence ATGATTAATCGATACCCGACTCATTGCGGGGATGACACATGCGCTTCCTGTGTGGAGGCAGGCGGATTTATTTATCTGGCTCATCATGCAGGGGGATATGCAGAACAAAATGTTGCCTATCAAATGCGAAAGACCTTCGAATCCATGCAAGAAACCCTTGAACAAGCTGGAGCGTCCTTGCAGGAAATCATTCAAATCAACCTTTATTTAAGGAATATCAAAGATTTGCGAGAGGCATGCGATGTGTTTACAGAGGTTTTTGGGGAGCATCCGCCAGCGAGAATGACACTCACAACAGATTTCTTTGATGAGAGATGTTTGTGTATGATGGATGGTGTGGCCTATAAAGAGGACAAAAAATGA
- a CDS encoding alpha/beta hydrolase, with the protein MKLTDFTEISGSTRFMLNAMNALSRMQNRKLFDDHFPLEESEIENLPPYLFRRAYQFDREWIQQHQMITMWKEDNQSNRHILYLHGGGYVSQGSTLHWYFIDKLLRDLGGRVTFIDYPTAPDFCYRDTHHVVSEGFQLLMSNYPEDDFVLMGDSAGGGLALSFAQVLRDKGVERRPRKVVLYSPWVDLTMTHPKLEEAEAKDDLLSKKILEDVAKAYSKGDDRTNPLISPIFGDLHDLGEIQVYFGTHEILEPECAELLQIAEEQDLPIEGFRYAFMPHVWAIMPFEESNFAFQLMKTFLIRHE; encoded by the coding sequence ATGCAAAACAGAAAACTGTTTGATGATCATTTTCCCTTGGAGGAATCAGAAATCGAAAATTTGCCTCCGTATTTATTTCGCCGTGCCTATCAATTTGATCGAGAGTGGATTCAGCAGCATCAAATGATCACCATGTGGAAGGAAGACAATCAATCAAATCGACATATCTTATACTTGCATGGCGGCGGTTATGTATCCCAAGGTTCTACCTTGCATTGGTATTTTATCGACAAATTATTACGCGATTTGGGTGGACGTGTTACCTTTATCGACTACCCGACAGCACCTGATTTTTGTTATCGTGACACCCATCATGTAGTCTCTGAAGGATTTCAACTTTTGATGAGTAATTATCCGGAAGATGACTTTGTTTTGATGGGTGATTCAGCAGGGGGTGGTTTGGCCTTGTCATTTGCACAAGTGTTAAGAGACAAAGGGGTTGAAAGACGGCCAAGAAAAGTGGTGCTTTATTCGCCATGGGTCGATCTGACCATGACCCATCCCAAATTGGAAGAAGCGGAAGCGAAAGACGACTTGCTTTCTAAAAAGATCTTGGAGGATGTGGCCAAGGCCTATTCCAAAGGAGACGATCGAACCAATCCCTTGATTTCTCCGATCTTTGGTGATTTGCATGATTTAGGAGAGATTCAAGTCTATTTTGGTACACACGAAATTCTAGAACCAGAATGCGCGGAACTTTTGCAAATTGCGGAAGAACAGGATTTGCCCATCGAAGGATTTCGCTACGCATTTATGCCGCATGTTTGGGCAATCATGCCATTTGAAGAAAGTAATTTTGCCTTTCAGCTGATGAAAACTTTTTTAATACGCCACGAGTAA